A region from the Takifugu rubripes chromosome 22, fTakRub1.2, whole genome shotgun sequence genome encodes:
- the abhd17aa gene encoding abhydrolase domain containing 17A, depalmitoylase a has translation MNGLSIRELCCLFCCPPCPSRIAAKLAFLPPEPTYALLPDPDSGSGAGTTSGSSSGAAVPSLGAPGLRSRLSTSAGGGAGGGGGGGGGGGGGGGGGGSGGGGSSSTGNEARWKLHLTERAEFQYSQRELDMMDVFLTRSNRGNRVCCMYIRCAPNARFTVLFSHGNAVDLGQMSSFYIGLGTRINCNIFSYDYSGYGVSTGKPSEKNLYADIDAAWHALRSRYGISPENIILYGQSIGTVPTVDLASRFECAAVVLHSPLTSGMRVAFPDTKKTYCFDAFPNIEKVSKIPSPVLIIHGTEDEVIDFSHGLALFERCPKAVEPLWVEGAGHNDIELYSQYLERLRRFINQDLATQHA, from the exons ATGAATGGCCTGTCGATACGAGAGCTATGCTGCCTCTTCTGCTGTCCCCCATGCCCCAGCCGCATTGCAGCCAAACTAGCTTTCCTCCCTCCAGAGCCCACCTATGCCCTCCTCCCTGACCCAGATTCGGGTTCTGGAGCTGGAACCACTTCTGGATCCAGTTCTGGGGCTGCTGTGCCTTCTCTCGGAGCCCCGGGACTGCGCTCGAGGCTCAGCACCAGCG caggaggaggcgcaggtggagggggagggggaggtggtggcggcggcggcggtggtggtggaggaggaagtggcggcggaggcagcagcagcactgggaaCGAGGCGAGATGGAAGCTTCACCTCACAGAAAGAGCAGAGTTCCAGTACTCACAGAGAGAACTGGATATGATGGATGTGTTCCTGACCCGGTCGAACAGAGGAAACCGAGTCTGCTGCATGTACATTCGCTGCGCACCAAACGCCAG GTTCACGGTCTTGTTTTCCCACGGTAATGCAGTCGACCTGGGCCAGATGAGCAGCTTCTACATCGGCTTAGGTACCCGCATCAACTGCAACATCTTCTCCTACGATTACTCAGGCTACGGCGTAAGCACTGGCAAGCCTTCTGAGAAGAACCTTTACGCCGATATCGATGCAGCCTGGCACGCCCTGCGCTCCCG GTACGGCATCAGCCCTGAGAACATCATCCTGTACGGGCAGAGTATCGGCACAGTGCCCACAGTGGATCTGGCATCGCGGTTTGAGTGCGCTGCTGTGGTCCTCCActcccccctcacctctggCATGAGGGTGGCCTTCCCCGACACCAAGAAAACCTACTGCTTTGACGCCTTTCCCAA CATAGAGAAGGTGTCAAAAATCCCGTCTCCAGTGCTCATCATTCACGGTacagaagacgaggtcatcgaCTTCTCTCACGGCCTCGCCCTGTTCGAGCGCTGCCCCAAAGCCGTGGAGCCCCTCTGGGTGGAAGGCGCCGGCCACAATGACATCGAGCTTTACAGTCAGTACCTGGAGAGGCTACGGCGCTTCATCAACCAGGACCTGGCCACGCAGCACGCCTGA
- the LOC101075994 gene encoding GRAM domain-containing protein 2B-like isoform X2, translating into MGVITWCSIMSLKGRKFSLDNSVLTDSSLGGRRGSGRTGGKSRNSMDESQMEIHSLNSSMFLSKEIIAEESLEHSEGLLKKNSLQKNNKTFHKLFPEVPEDETVTHACSCSLNREVLYHGRLFVSENYLCFHSSVLLKDTKVMIPMPSVRQVKKHYLSMVSVQTADGEKYTFVSLRQREFTFELIQTRCLNTQGESTNSSPHVSSAENEPDQMASGCSSLEDSFDHDVSRQDSVHLEEDFPHASEEGEKTGPSRQSSDAQSSLTDADGAPSWIWGLIGQLSPFRLDLQDTSLFFYFNMLLVALLLLVSGFIGLRIMALQEQLESLGALAELHLHHKEYQET; encoded by the exons ATGGGTGTTATAACCTGGTGTTCCATCATGAGTCTCAAAGGAAGGAAGTTCTCGCTGGACAATTCTGT ACTCACggactcctccctggggggcagAAGAGGCAGCGGTAGGACCGGTGGCAAGTCCCGGAACAGTATGGACGAGAGTCAGATGGAGATCCACAGCTTGAACTCCAgcatgttcctcag CAAGGAGATTATCGCCGAAGAGAGCCTAGAGCACTCTGAAGGACTCCTAAAAAAGAAC AGCCtccaaaaaaataacaaaaccttCCACAAACTCTTTCCGGAGGTCCCCGAGGACGAGACGGTGACTCACG cctgcagctgttCCCTGAACAGGGAGGTGTTGTACCACGGAAGGCTCTTCGTTTCGGAGAACTATCTGTGTTTCCACTCGTCGGTGCTGCTGAAGGACACGAAG gtgatgATTCCCATGCCCAGCGTCAGGCAGGTGAAGAAACACTACTTATCCATGGTGTCAGTTCAGACCGCTGATGGAGAGAAG tACACTTTTGTGTCGCTGAGGCAGCGCGAGTTCACCTTTGAGCTCATCCAAACTCGCTGCTTGAACACGCAG GGGGAGAGCACCAACAGCAGCCCTCACGTGTCCTCGGCGGAGAACGAGCCCGATCAGATG GCCTCCGGGTGCTCCAGCTTGGAGGACAGCTTTGACCACGACGTGAGCCGGCAGGACAGCGTTCATCTGGAGGAGGACTTTCCCCACGCGTcggaagagggggagaaaacCG GGCCGTCCAGGCAGAGCTCAGACGCCCAGAGCAGCCTCACGGACGCCGACGGCG CTCCATCATGGATTTGGGGGCTGATTGGGCAGCTTTCACCGTTCCGCCTTGACCTCCAGGATACCAGCCTGTTCTTCTACTTCAACATGCTGCT GGTCgcgctgcttctgctggtgtCCGGCTTCATCGGCCTGCGGATCATGgcgctgcaggagcagctggaatcaCTGGGAGCTCTGGCCGAGCTGCATCTGCACCACAAAGA GTACCAGGAAACATAA
- the LOC101075994 gene encoding GRAM domain-containing protein 2A-like isoform X1, producing MGVITWCSIMSLKGRKFSLDNSVLRSSWCYKDRKEFDLLRAAHSTAADSLGENFLAFGTCSVMDLKPTQTCSCCSLDRLTDSSLGGRRGSGRTGGKSRNSMDESQMEIHSLNSSMFLSKEIIAEESLEHSEGLLKKNSLQKNNKTFHKLFPEVPEDETVTHACSCSLNREVLYHGRLFVSENYLCFHSSVLLKDTKVMIPMPSVRQVKKHYLSMVSVQTADGEKYTFVSLRQREFTFELIQTRCLNTQGESTNSSPHVSSAENEPDQMASGCSSLEDSFDHDVSRQDSVHLEEDFPHASEEGEKTGPSRQSSDAQSSLTDADGAPSWIWGLIGQLSPFRLDLQDTSLFFYFNMLLVALLLLVSGFIGLRIMALQEQLESLGALAELHLHHKEYQET from the exons ATGGGTGTTATAACCTGGTGTTCCATCATGAGTCTCAAAGGAAGGAAGTTCTCGCTGGACAATTCTGT GCTGAGAAGTTCCTGGTGTTACAAGGACAGAAAGGAATTTGATTTATTAAGAGCAGCACATTCAACTGCTGCTGATAGTTTGGGGGAGAACTTTCTTGCCTTTGGCACGTGCTCTGTGATGGACCTTAAACCAACTCAgacatgcagctgctgctctctggacaGACTCACggactcctccctggggggcagAAGAGGCAGCGGTAGGACCGGTGGCAAGTCCCGGAACAGTATGGACGAGAGTCAGATGGAGATCCACAGCTTGAACTCCAgcatgttcctcag CAAGGAGATTATCGCCGAAGAGAGCCTAGAGCACTCTGAAGGACTCCTAAAAAAGAAC AGCCtccaaaaaaataacaaaaccttCCACAAACTCTTTCCGGAGGTCCCCGAGGACGAGACGGTGACTCACG cctgcagctgttCCCTGAACAGGGAGGTGTTGTACCACGGAAGGCTCTTCGTTTCGGAGAACTATCTGTGTTTCCACTCGTCGGTGCTGCTGAAGGACACGAAG gtgatgATTCCCATGCCCAGCGTCAGGCAGGTGAAGAAACACTACTTATCCATGGTGTCAGTTCAGACCGCTGATGGAGAGAAG tACACTTTTGTGTCGCTGAGGCAGCGCGAGTTCACCTTTGAGCTCATCCAAACTCGCTGCTTGAACACGCAG GGGGAGAGCACCAACAGCAGCCCTCACGTGTCCTCGGCGGAGAACGAGCCCGATCAGATG GCCTCCGGGTGCTCCAGCTTGGAGGACAGCTTTGACCACGACGTGAGCCGGCAGGACAGCGTTCATCTGGAGGAGGACTTTCCCCACGCGTcggaagagggggagaaaacCG GGCCGTCCAGGCAGAGCTCAGACGCCCAGAGCAGCCTCACGGACGCCGACGGCG CTCCATCATGGATTTGGGGGCTGATTGGGCAGCTTTCACCGTTCCGCCTTGACCTCCAGGATACCAGCCTGTTCTTCTACTTCAACATGCTGCT GGTCgcgctgcttctgctggtgtCCGGCTTCATCGGCCTGCGGATCATGgcgctgcaggagcagctggaatcaCTGGGAGCTCTGGCCGAGCTGCATCTGCACCACAAAGA GTACCAGGAAACATAA